TTTTTGGGGGCAGGCTGCTAGCAGTGTCATCCTGGGGAGTCCTAagaggcagtgcttaatttgtaatgaaagaggtgccagggctcaagcaattaggtgccgggactcaaggaatttttttttttacttgaataactgatgcggcaagcccagaggtgccagggctatgaactgccaagtctagaggtgccagggctcagccctggcacacatTAAGCACTGCCAAGAGGGCAAAGACCATCCATGGATGTACAGCAGGCCTGAGTACTTAATCATTTCAAGAGCAACTTGTGGCTTTGCTGGCTGCATGAAGGAAAGTGGGAGACTCAGTGTGCTCAGTTCATTTCCATGGCCATCCAGCTCAGAATTATTTTGCAGCACTAGTAGGGTCTGAAGCCCTGGGGCAAACAAATCTGGATGCATAGGGCTAGGCATGCGTGTGTGCAAGGAAGCACTGAgttcttttctctttgtattgCAAGCTGGAATTAGGAAGGTTACCAGCTTTTACCATCTAGACTTTAACTGTGTTTGGTATTATATGTATTTTCTAAAACAGGATATCTCTGCTCATTATTTGTTCTTAAACATTTCTGTCCTGAAACAGAATCACCTGGAAAAGCAGTTCATTTATCAACACTCTGGGCCTGTGTTTGAGCTGCTGGATATGGATGGAAGACACACAGTTGGCCCTAGGGAGTTCCAAGCCACTAGGTTCCTCTTTAACATCAAGAAGCACGAGCTTGAGAAGATATTCAAGGACTTTGATGTCTCTGGAGATGAGGTAAGATTAGAGGAATAACAAGCCCTTAATAATGCcgcattttatttattaacacagaggctccaactgaaatcagagccccattgtatCTGCCCAAGGACAGTCCCTACCAGGAGCACACAATTAAAATAGATAGGACAAagtgtgggagggaaaacaggctGCAAGATTGACTGTCCAGTGTCACAGAGAGGGCAGTAGTTGAGCCCAGGTCTAATGAGTCCTGCTGACTGGCCATGTAGCTCAGTAGAGTACCTCTCTTGAACACTGCTCTTGGCTCCAGCTCCATTCAGAGAAGCTTTATGTTGCCCTGTTACCTTGTGCTAGAGCAGCAAACGTGGTTATGCAGAGCCTGCCATTCAGACAACTGCGGGGCCACGTTCTTTTTCCCCCACACTTTTATTCCATTCTTTATACTGAGGTCCCAGGCTATGCTGGGCTTTAAATCAGCTGAGGTGTCATCTGGAGACTGAGGGTTTGATTATGGTGCCCTTCTTACTGGGTAATTCACTTTCACCTTGGAATATAGAGCACTGTCAGTCAGTGAACGTATGTAAGCCTGACCTCTATGATCTCCACCAACTCCCCCTTCTTCACTGTATTGAATATAGGATTCGTGACCTCACCTTCAAGGCTCATAACTTTACCCCTCCCTACCTACTCTTCTACTGATTACACCACTCTCGCTAACAATGCAAGCCTCCATAGCCTGTTTGTCTCCTCCTAtaagcacctccatgctttctcccctgcccttcagcctgtcctctttcaaatccctccacaAGACCCATGACCAAGGTGAAGTCTGATAAATTGCGAGCCCATAATGACTAGATAGGTAGGGATTGCTGATATattaaaaggtttatttaatCACGTTTCATATCACCGTTCTGTGGGGGTTTGTATAGCAGCCTCATCCCCGTAGTATCCCAGCACCTTCCAGCAGTATATTAAATGACAGACTAATGTCTGTCACAGGGAGTTCATTCCTTCTCTCCACAGGTGGCAAACTGTGTGTGCAATGGACTGCTCTAATTAGTGGTTTTGTTTTCCCCACTGTTatgttccctctcccctgccctccaatTATTTAACAGCCACTTGTTGCATTTTAACTTAGATATTCCCTATCCTGTAGGATTTACAACCTCCTAAtatgagtttgtacagtgccttgatCTAAGGACTCTAGTGCTTGGGGCATCCAGACACAACACTAATGTAAATAATAGACCTGAACCCAGTTATTTCCGCTTTGCAAATGGGCTGCTTGGTTAAAGAGCATTTTGTAAGAGCTTGCTTTTGTGGTTGTGCCGGATATAATTCTAAAAAACACAGAGATTTCCACCCAGAAGCATCATGACATCTGCAACCATTGCGGAATGGTAGAGCGATATTCACATGTAGGGGAGATGCCCTCTCAGCTACAGTGTGGTCCTTTGAGATGGGCCCAGCCCatgaagttcagatccaaacttctcCTAAGTTTGATTGGAAGGACCATTGTATGTATGTCTCTCTGAGATCCCAAATCTTGGGTCAGGCCTATCTCTGACATTAAAGTGGTATCAACCATCACTGTCTTGTTAAGATGCTACTTCATATTTTTTCCCCACCACTAGCAACTGAACTACAAGGAGTTCAAAATGTTTACAATCTTCTGCATTGATAGACAACagaaaaagaaggagaaaaagaagaagaggtGGAATGAAGCGATTCCAGAATCATCTGGGCCAGACCTCACCAAGATCAGCATGCAACAACTACACTAGTAAAAGAACACTATTTGATCCAACCATCTCTTTCCCAGGCCCCAGGCGCAGGGGGTTTTGGGTTAGCTTAAAACACCAACTTTTAAGAAACCTATAACTCAAATAATGGTCCAAATAATTATAGCTGTATAATTTTGTCCCCAGATCCCATCTCAGATACCGCATGCAAGTGCATAATCAGGTCTGATGTCATCCCATGTGGAATAGCTGATGCAGCTTGTACTTCAGGCGCATTCCTCATATTTCACCCCAAGCCAGTTGCTGATATTCATGTCAACCCTCCCTGCCATACCGCATTGCTCAAGTATTTTAGGATAGCAAACCTGCCCCACCCTCCATC
The nucleotide sequence above comes from Chelonia mydas isolate rCheMyd1 chromosome 8, rCheMyd1.pri.v2, whole genome shotgun sequence. Encoded proteins:
- the EFCAB9 gene encoding EF-hand calcium-binding domain-containing protein 9; this encodes MRLKPGCFLQFLYLDKIYCLLSVRNARALAEYFQLLDVHNKNTLNNLQLYHFLRYVTDLTKKQIMLVFDLLDWNATGEIGFDEFYMLVCILISHENHLEKQFIYQHSGPVFELLDMDGRHTVGPREFQATRFLFNIKKHELEKIFKDFDVSGDEQLNYKEFKMFTIFCIDRQQKKKEKKKKRWNEAIPESSGPDLTKISMQQLH